One genomic window of Rhinolophus ferrumequinum isolate MPI-CBG mRhiFer1 chromosome 23, mRhiFer1_v1.p, whole genome shotgun sequence includes the following:
- the SPEF1 gene encoding sperm flagellar protein 1, which produces MRKPSLPLACSGEPMAGSVEEEALHQLYLWIDNIPLSRPKRNLSRDFSDGVLVAEVIKFYFPKMVEMHNYVPANSLQQKLSNWSHLNRKVLNKLNFSVPEDVMRKIAQCVPGVVELVLIPLRQRLEERQRRRKQGSSSLQELAPQDGTGYMDVGLSQKTRGEGAPDPQGEGQLRGGRLPEPRRPAYSQVLHGDPSFVLQIAEKEQELLASQETVQVLQMKVRRLEHLLQLKNVRIEDLSRRLQQAERKQR; this is translated from the exons ATGAGGAAGCCCAGCCTACCCCTGGCCTGCTCTGGA GAGCCAATGGCGGGCAGCGTGGAAGAGGAGGCGTTGCACCAGCTGTACCTGTGGATAGACAACATCCCTCTGTCCAGGCCCAAGCGAAATCTCTCCCGGGACTTCAGTGACGGAG TCCTGGTGGCAGAAGTCATCAAGTTTTACTTCCCCAAGATGGTGGAGATGCACAATTATGTCCCTGCCAACTCTCTGCAGCAGAAGCTCAGCAACTGGAGTCACCTGAACAG GAAGGTGCTGAACAAGCTGAACTTCTCGGTACCGGAGGACGTGATGCGCAAGATAGCGCAGTGTGTTCCGGGCGTGGTGGAGCTGGTGCTCATTCCGCTGAGGCAGCGCCTGGAGGAGCGGCAGAGGCGCAGGAAGCAGGGCTCCAGCTCCTTACAG GAGCTGGCTCCTCAGGATGGCACTGGCTATATGGATGTGG GTTTGTCCCAGAAGACCCGAGGGGAAGGTGCCCCGGACCCTCAGGGAGAGGGGCAGCTCAG GGGAGGCCGGCTGCCAGAGCCCCGGCGTCCAGCGTATAGCCAGGTGCTTCATGGCGACCCAAGCTTCGTCCTCCAGATCGCTGAAAAGGAGCAGGAGCTGTTGGCCTCACAGGAGACCGTGCAG GTCCTACAGATGAAGGTGAGGCGCTTGGAGCACCTACTCCAGCTCAAGAACGTGCGCATCGAAGACCTCTCCCGGCGGCTCCAGCAGGCGGAGCGTAAGCAGCGGTGA
- the CENPB gene encoding major centromere autoantigen B, giving the protein MGPKRRQLTFREKSRIIQEVEENPDLRKGEIARRFNIPPSTLSTILKNKRAILASERKYGVASTCRKTNKLSPYDKLEGLLIAWFQQIRAAGLPVKGIILKEKALRIAEELGMDDFTASNGWLDRFRRRHGVVSCSGVARARSRSTAPRAAAAPASPPAVPSEGSGGSTTGWRAREEQPPSVAEGYASQDVFSATETSLWYDFLPDQAAGLCGSDGRARRATQRLSVLLCANADGSEKLPPLVAGKSAKPRAGQAGLPCDYTANSKGGVTTQALAKYLKALDTRMAAESRRVLLLAGRLAAQSLDTSGLRHVQLAFFPPGTVQPLERGVVQQVKGHYRQAMLLKAMAALEGQDRSGLQLGLMEALHFVAAAWQAVEPSDIAACFREAGFGGGPNATITTALKSEGEEEEEEEEEEEEEEEEEEGEGEEEEAEEEEEGEEEEEEGEGEELGEEEEVEEEGDVDDSDEEEEEEEEESSSEGLEAEDWAQGVVEAGGSFGGYGAQEEAQCPTLHFLEGEEDSESDSEEEEDDEDDEDDEDDEDEEEDGDEVPVPSFGEAMAYFAMVKRYLTSFPIDDRVQSHILHLEHDLVHVTRKNHARQAGVRGLGLQS; this is encoded by the coding sequence ATGGGCCCCAAGCGGCGGCAGCTGACGTTCCGGGAGAAGTCGCGGATCATCCAGGAGGTGGAGGAAAACCCGGACCTGCGCAAGGGCGAGATCGCGCGGCGCTTCAACATCCCGCCGTCCACGCTGAGCACCATCCTGAAGAACAAGCGCGCCATCCTGGCGTCGGAGCGCAAGTACGGTGTGGCCTCCACCTGCCGCAAGACCAACAAGCTGTCCCCCTATGACAAGCTCGAGGGGCTGCTCATCGCCTGGTTCCAACAGATACGTGCTGCTGGCCTGCCTGTGAAGGGCATCATCCTCAAGGAAAAGGCGCTGCGGATAGCCGAGGAGCTGGGCATGGACGACTTCACTGCCTCCAACGGCTGGCTGGACCGCTTCCGCCGGCGCCACGGAGTAGTGTCCTGCAGTGGCGTGGCCCGCGCCCGTTCGCGCAGCACTGCTCCTCGGGCCGCAGCAGCACCCGCCAGCCCACCTGCGGTGCCCTCGGAGGGCAGCGGAGGGAGTACGACTGGCTGGCGCGCTCGGGAGGAGCAGCCGCCGTCGGTGGCCGAGGGCTATGCCTCCCAGGACGTGTTCAGCGCCACTGAGACCAGCCTATGGTACGACTTTCTGCCCGATCAGGCCGCGGGGCTGTGCGGCAGCGATGGACGGGCGCGCAGGGCCACCCAGCGCCTGAGTGTCTTGCTGTGCGCCAATGCTGATGGCAGCGAGAAGTTACCCCCGCTAGTGGCGGGCAAGTCAGCTAAGCCCCGTGCAGGCCAAGCCGGCCTCCCCTGCGACTACACCGCCAACTCTAAGGGTGGTGTCACCACCCAAGCCCTGGCCAAGTACCTGAAGGCCCTGGACACCCGCATGGCTGCAGAATCTCGCCGAGTCCTGCTGCTGGCTGGCCGCCTGGCTGCCCAGTCCCTAGATACCTCGGGCCTGCGGCATGTGCAGCTGGCCTTCTTCCCACCGGGCACGGTGCAGCCGCTGGAGCGGGGAGTTGTCCAACAGGTGAAGGGCCACTACCGCCAGGCTATGCTGCTCAAGGCCATGGCCGCGCTGGAGGGCCAGGATCGCTCAGGCCTGCAGCTGGGCCTCATGGAGGCCCTGCACTTCGTTGCTGCGGCCTGGCAGGCAGTGGAGCCGTCGGACATAGCTGCCTGCTTTCGTGAGGCTGGCTTCGGGGGTGGCCCAAATGCTACCATTACCACTGCCCTCAAGAGCgagggggaagaagaagaggaggaggaggaggaggaagaagaagaagaggaggaagaggagggtgaaggggaggaggaggaggcagaggaggaggaagaaggcgaggaggaggaggaagagggggaaggagaggagttaggggaggaagaggaggttgAAGAGGAGGGTGATGTTGATGACAgtgatgaagaggaggaggaagaagaggaggagagctCCTCTGAGGGCTTAGAGGCAGAGGACTGGGCCCAGGGGGTAGTGGAAGCTGGTGGCAGCTTTGGGGGCTATGGTGCCCAGGAGGAGGCCCAGTGCCCTACCCTCCATTTCCTAGAAGGTGAGGAGGACTCTGAGTCGgacagtgaggaagaggaggacgatGAGGATGACGAAGATGACGAAGATgatgaagatgaggaggaagatGGTGATGAGGTCCCTGTGCCCAGCTTCGGGGAGGCCATGGCTTACTTTGCTATGGTTAAGAGGTACCTGACCTCCTTCCCCATTGACGACCGTGTGCAGAGCCACATCCTTCACTTGGAACATGATCTGGTCCATGTGACCAGGAAGAACCACGCCAGGCAGGCAGGAGTTCGGGGTCTTGGACTTCAAAGCTGA